ATCGACGCGCGCAGGCGCGCGGCGAACGTCCTGCTTCTTCTCCGGCACGGGCATAGGAATATTGTCGAGCCTTACGGCTGCGGCAGGCGGCGGTGTCACGGCTGGAACCCGGGAAAAAATGCGATTCGAGAACAGCCGTAAAAAACGACAAATGCGCCGCGTTCACAACTTCCGAAAACAGGATGCCGATATGCGCCGGCCGCCGCGCGCGTCAATACTCCATTAATAATAGGGGTTTGTGCGTTACAACATGGGCAGGCTGCGCGGCTTCGGCCCGCGCGGAAACGCCGCATCGAGCGCAGAAATCTCGTCTTTCGTCAGCACAAGATTACCGGCCGCCGCATTCTCGCCGGCATGCTCCGCGGACGACGCCTTCGGGATCGCGAACACCGTAGTTGCACGGGTAAGGAAGCTCAGCGCGACCTGACGCGGTGTTGCACGACGCGCCTCCGCGATGCGCCCGAGGACAGCACCGCCCTTGCTGCGCTCGTCCGGGAAATCGTCGTGGCCGAATGGCGAATAGGCGACCACGGCGACGCCATGCCGCTCGCACCAGGGAATTACCGCATGCTCGATCGCGCGCTCCTTGAGATGATAGAGCACCTGATTGCACGCGATCCGGCCCTCGCCGGCGACGTCGAGAATGTCGTCGAGATCGTCAGCGTCGAAATTGGAGACGCCCCAGGACTTGATCTTGCCTGACTTCACCAGGTCCTCGAACGCAGCAACGGTGTCCTCCAGCGGATAGGGGCCGCGCCAGTGCAGGAGGTAGCAGTCGAGGCGATCGGTCTTCAGCCGCTTCAGCGAACGCTCACAGGCCGTGATCGTGCCGCGGCGCGAGGCGTTGCTCGGCAGCACTTTCGAAACGAGGAACATGTCGTCGCGCCGGCCTGCAATCGCGTCGGCAATGACGAGCTCGGCATCGCC
This genomic stretch from Bradyrhizobium sp. CCGB12 harbors:
- a CDS encoding aldo/keto reductase, whose protein sequence is MNINPFGKTGANVSVIGQGTWYLDHGDRKRAIAALQRGLDLGMTHIDTAEMYGDAELVIADAIAGRRDDMFLVSKVLPSNASRRGTITACERSLKRLKTDRLDCYLLHWRGPYPLEDTVAAFEDLVKSGKIKSWGVSNFDADDLDDILDVAGEGRIACNQVLYHLKERAIEHAVIPWCERHGVAVVAYSPFGHDDFPDERSKGGAVLGRIAEARRATPRQVALSFLTRATTVFAIPKASSAEHAGENAAAGNLVLTKDEISALDAAFPRGPKPRSLPML